CTACAGAATTAATCTTAAATCTGAGATTCTCATATTTAGCATTTGAGTTGAGTTGCCCCTTCTGGTTACATTTGAGAGTGCCTCTATATTGGTTGTAGAGCTGCTTGTCTGATTATGTAAGTCGAGTATAGGGAAAAGTGCTTGGGCCGAAGGGACAAATTAGGTTAATCCCTGAAATACGTTTTTCCTTATCTATATTAAATGGATACTGAATTATATTTCCAAAATCTCCATCTAAccttaagtttcttttctttgtctagAGTATTGTGCTGTGTTCTTTGGAAGGAAGAGGTATAAGAACAGCTTCTTGCCTTCAAAGAGCTGCATACTGCTTGGGAAGCTATTGGCATTTCAGCTGGATAGTTCTTTGTTATGCAGGAAAGCAGAACAAATGATAGGGATCCCTGGTCCCTATCTAGTAAATGCTAGTAGCATTTACTCTAGCTGATTGTTGCCATGAGGCAATTGAGGCCGAGTTGCTCAGTCTTTTTTCCAGAGAATTCTAATAGCTTATTTTCTTAATGTGAAATTTCcagatttttataatattctgtgAGCTAAATCTAGCACAGGGGCACCAGACTGCTTCTCTAGTTTAGGTTTCCAACCTGTCTACTTTAGAAATTTATATTTGGGTATTTCAAACTGTAACTGCAGAGGGTGATGTTGAAATTCTTTGATTAGATCTTTAGTGATCACACTGATAATAAGTTCTGTCTTTGAAACACTGGAAAATTGAGATACATCTAtctacttttttccccttaaggtTATATGAAGATAGAAGTGAATCAGAGACTGAGACTAAGTATAGTGGTAGATCACAGGTTATGCAAGAATATCAATCCTCATCACTTCCCCTCTAAACAACTATTAAATTAATCATTAAGTACTCAATTCTTGAAATCTCTTTCTTGATAATTGTGAAAGTAATTCAGACTGTATTATGTTTGAATGCAATGAAGAATTTATAAAATAGGACTGTTGACTTTTTACTTAGCATTAATCTCCAGTGAAAACTAGTATttgtgtggggggtggggttgtttggttgtttttgtttttctaacacaTTTTGAGATGGGATAGCAAAGCTTGATTATGATAATAAGCACAGATTTCTGGGCTGTAAAGAGGGGACAATACTAATAAAGTGGTGGGCTAGTAATATTTCTAGCCTCTTCACATTTCTGGTGCATAGGAATTGAATCCATTAGGACCTTGCCCATAGTAGGTACTcattatttattgaattgaatCAACAGATATCTTTAATGAATTAAAGCAGTAATGAAATTTTGTTCTGAAAATAATTATGTTCTTTCAAAGTGTATATCTTTGGCCAGTACAAATAAAAacctgttaaattttttaaattgaatatttgAAGTCTTGTGAACCTGCTTTATAGTTGAATTAAAGTGTGCTGATTTGTTCATAGTAACTGGCAATTTATATGCTACATATtaggctctgtgctaagcatatttatattaattcatttaattctcacaactattCTACAGGGTAAGTGTAGAAACTATTTATCTCTTTTGTACACAGAAGATGAATGAGGCACAAAATGCTTAAGAAAATTGGGCAAGGACACAAAGCAGTAAAACCAGAATTACCACTGACCCCAAATCACGGTTGGACCCCAAAGCCTAAGGAAGCATGTAGACTGAAAATTAGGAGATAGTCATTTTGGGCATTTAGGTAATTACTTCTGAAAATCAGCTTTTTGTGTGTTGTTGTTTGTGGTTTTGTTCTTGTCGTTTTAATCTCTAAAATCAGGTGGTATGATTGAATAATCCCAACTTTCCTTTCAACTCCAAAATTCTTGGATTCTAGGAATAATTGATGAAGAAAGGTGGAAAATGCTAAAACATTGAAagcacaaaaaatatttattcatttgagaaGTAGGCAGGGTCCAAATGGAAAGCTTGAATTTTTACTGTAAATTGAAAATCAAAGAAGTTACCTACACTTAATTTTACTAGTCTCATAAGAATTTTATATAGTTAGAGACTGGATTGTAGGAATTACTGTTTCTCTTAAATTCTGTGCAGTGACCTAGGAAGTGTATGTTTTCTGTTGATCTTGGAGAATTGATTAAATCTGTGTTagtattttttctaaaagttcttCTCTAATGTTTTTGTATTGGTTCTGAATTTTTGAGATGGTGTTAACTGGTTCTTCTGAGTGAACTAAagatcaattttattttcagttggaTATTTTTAGAACTATTCAGTGGATAGGGAGGTATAAATAAATATCCTTTTTCTGTGCAGAAGTTCCTTGGAGTTAAAGGAGTGCTGCTTTGCAAACTCAGTGTTTATAAAAGCTAACTGCAGAAGGTACTACCAGCCTAAACCATTTTCTTTCATTAGTATTAACTCTTTCCTTGGACCAGAAATATTTTCCTCATAACATCAATGCCTAGCAGtatgttaaatttcctgaggaACAATTCAAATGCTGATTGCTTTAAAACTGAATGGTGGAAAAGCAGTTCTCAGATGTGATGAGGAAGACTTTCAGGGaagaaataagattttaattAGATCAAAGATTCGAATAAGCTTTTGAGAAAGTGAAAGATGATTAAGATAGGTTAGAGTGACCAAAGCTATAAAGTCAggaaatatataattgtatacctttcttgttgagcatttttatatttaatcctAATATGCTTTGTGGTGGGTGTTtgcatttacagatgagaaaaagggAAACCTAGGAATCCTAGGAAATACATTTGGTATATGGGAACTGATATATGTTTAGGACTTACGTGATACATATTGGATTCAAGTCGTTGAATACGCTTATCCTTTCCAGTTTTCTAATTATAATGAAGCTTGAGGCACTTGGTTTAGTTCCACATCAACACCTTTTTAGAAGAATTCCAGTCACCAaaagtttcattttctgtttaatttttatcatGGATAATTTCAAGCATACTCAGAATTGAAAGAATAACGTGGTGAACTCTAATGAGCCCATCACCCATCTTTGGTGATTACCACTTGTAACTGCCAAGGAGGTGTGTAGAAATTGGGACTTCTCCACCATTGACTTACTATGTAACATTGGTTAAGTTACCTCTTGAGATTGTTTTCAATTGTAAAATGGATATCTATCTCACTAAATACTGTACCTCATAGAATTGTGATGATTCAGTGACAAAATGAGTATAAAACATTTATCATAATACAGAGTTTGGCCTTTTGCTGGCACTCAGCAATTTTAGTTCCATTTCCCTTTTCATAGAAAAATGCAGTAAATAACCCCTGATTGTGCCCCACTTAAGACTTGAGGctggtgtttcttttttctttctttttttttttttttgcggtacgcggacctcttactgttgtggcctctcctgttgcggagcgcaggcccagcggccatggctctcgggcctagccgatccgcggcatgtgggatcttcccggaccggggcacgaacccgtgtcccctgcatcggcaggcggactctcaaccactgcgccaccagggaagcccgaggctggTGTTTCTTATACTATGTTTGCCCCACTCTAAAAGTTAAAAAGTCTCTAACAGTGAAATGAGTTGTGGTTCTATAACAGAGACTTCCTTAGACATACAACTTCCCAGGCTTCCTCCACACCGCCTCGTTCCCTTAGAAAAAGATTGTCCAATAGAAGTATAATGCAAGTTACATGTTTTGTTTAACCCaacatatctaaaatattaccattttaacgtgttcaatataaaaatttttgagaCGCTTTACATTCTTTATATTTGTTCCAAGGTTTCGCTATCTGGTGTGCATTTTACACTTGAAgtacatctcaatttggactagaCATATGAAATACTCAGTAACCAAATGTGGCTAGCATTTTACCTTATTAGACAGCACAGCCTTAGCATGTTCACGTTCTCCCTATACCAACATATAGAGAGTCATGGGAGAGAGACATGGAGAAGATAGGATTAGGATCCATAGTTTCCTCAAAGTTATTTGGTCAGTCTTCTAAAGATTCTTAATTGattacttctttgtttttatagAGATATATCAGAAGCAATTCCAGATGATGATTATTTGTTAGCTCTGAAGTTATTAATGATAGTAATAAATTgaactgtaattttaatttgtctatcaaattaattttcttatgtgATAGATATTTAGCATATATTAGGAAATAATGTAGTTATGGTGCTATCCTTAATGAcggtgtgttttttgttttttaagattgcaGCAAAAATTGGAGGTGATGCTGGTACATCACTGAATTCAAATGACTATGGTTATGGGGGACAGAAAAGACCTTTGGAAGATGGAGGTAAGTTATagccataaatattttaaattgttttacacAGAGTTTAGTTGAAgtgattttcagtatttttcagaTGTTCTTTTTTTGAAACATTGCTTTTATCATAAGGTTCCTAAAATTGTAAGGGTTATATTGGACTCAAAAGGAGAGGGGGGAAAAGAGACCTAGACAAGGTAGGTAAAATTTGAGTTAACCAGCCAGTTTTGTCTTACTAGAGAACATCATTTTCCCTCTTTTAGGATTGTGCCAGATTGATAGTTTGCACAGACGACTTGTTAAtatactgaagaaaacaaaaatacaaaatgtttagGAAACATTTCATGGGTTTTTCTCATCATACATGAATTAATCTGAGATGCTGTATTCTCATTACTTTGTTATTTCAGATTTCACTTTAAAGGTTGAAGTTGTTATAGTTTGCTACTTTAGTGTGTTGCAGGTTataccattttttgtttgttttagtaccTTGTTTTGTGTTTCAGGTTTAATTCAAAatgtggcttaaaacagtagaTAAACAGtgccttgtattttttaaaaacataattgttGAACCTTCTGAACTTAGAAGTCtgcacatatttttttgttttagatttgatGTATGAATtttgatacattttctttttgcccttttttttttaaaggaggattCTGAATGAGCGTATAGAATGTATTTGTAGCTTTTGACCAGGAGTgcttggtttccttttatttaagtGTCTTTCACATTTATAGTGAGgttttaatatacaaaaaaaatgagCTAATGATGCTTCAGATGTTGTATgtaatgtattctttttattttatgtgtagatGGCTCTTGGACAAGTCCGAGCAGTACAACACACTGGGAGGGAATGCCCTCTCCTTTTAAAGGcaggaatttttatttattacctGTGTTCAGTATGTAAACGTGAAATAAACCAGTGGATTCTTAAATGGACACAAATATTTCTTGGATTATGTGTCTGAATTTTTGTTGCACAACATTCTGATGTTTAATCATTTAAGTTTGAAGGGGGGAGGAGAACGTAGTACTTTGAGCTGTAGGTTGTCTATTCTAAGGTACGCATTGTATTCATGTGTGTAAAGGATGTAGATAAAGATGAAGTCATGTAGTTGTTTGAGTTTCTTTTGAAGTTTATGCTGTGAAATGTTTGGTTAGGAACAGTAGAACAGTTTAGATTGAGATTGCCTTGCAATGtgattttttacttatttttcatagCTTTGTGTTCACTGTCAGATACACTCAACTTTTGATATGTCAAATTTTCACATTTTgataggtttttttccttccaatctTCAGTTCCTACAGTGGGAAGCATCATTAGACTTTAGCATGTGATGTTTTGCTAAGTAACGGACTAAATACTTTGTCTTGTATCATTCTAAAGTGCTTAACATACATTAAGGTCAGTGATTTGATTCCgtaaaaaagaactttttttaatgtctgtgcaTCTTTTAAACatgaagagaatgaaagaaatgccGTTTTCTTTCGATCACTAAGTGTTTGGGTTGAGTTTTGGCAGTTTTGGTTCAAATGATAAACAATACCCTCAGctatttcagtaaatgtttatattGGTATTCTTGATTGGGCATGGGGGAGCTAAGTCTTATGTTTGTACTTActggcaaaaaattaaaagactctTAATTTTACAGATCAGCCAGATGCTAAGAAAGTTGCTCCTCAAAATGActgtaagtatttattttaaattgggttaaAAGTTAAAGTAACTATGGATTTTAATATTAGGGCTTTGTTCCTATGTTTTGTTGGGTATCTTTGAAGTTAGTTGAAGGCCACAAATTATCTTTTTGtatgaatttatttctaaaaatatacctCCTATCTCCTAGTTCAATTATGGCCATGTATCAATATAATTTAAGATTTAGTTGCTAAGTCATTTTACAtgttcaatttattttataactctgtttttgaagtacagttgttatatatttcattatggtttatcattggatattgaatgtagttcttTGTGCTATGTAGTAAGAActcattgtttatccattctgtacatATTAGCttatatctgctaaccccaacttcccactccatccctcccccagcccaacaccaccccccaccaccttaagtctgttctctgtccactagtctgtttctgtttcgtaggtagAATCATTTGTGTCaaattttagattccgcatataagtgatatcatatatttgtctttctctttctgacttagtatggatatctagttgcatccatgttgttgcaaatggcattatttcattcttttttatggctgagtagtattccattgtatatatgtaccacatcttctttatccattcatctgtcaatggacatttaggttatttccatgtcttggctattgtgaatagtgctgctatgaacataggggttaTAGCTCCATTTCTTAATCTTTGCTTATGCTGCTTGAAAAAggacagtttttcttttatgctATTGCCAATAATGTCTGCCATTTCACTGAGTTTCTTGCCCACTCTCAGTGTTAAGTATTCTGCATAAAATTTTTGTGCTCTTCAGGGTGTTGTCTGTGTGTCAGGGAAAGATTTTAGAATTGCTTAAAATGATTATATTGTtaaatatatgtcaattaaattaaattctcactttatttaattttttggtagCTTTCGGAACACAGTTACCACCGATGCATCAGCAGCAAAGGTATAGTCAAATAAAAGCTTTTCAAAGAGCACTTTGCAAGTTTTAGTTGAACTGTATATGAAACACAGCCAAGTTAGTATATAGTGAAtatgtgtctgctttttttttttttttttttttggtatatatggTTCATTTCCCTTGACTCAAATAGGTGATAGCAAATGATCTGTTTTCTTGAGTGAGATACATTTGTAATTTGAAAGGATGGGTGGAATTAGCCACACTTTAGAAGAACTAAGCTGAATTAAAATAACTGTTAAAATGGTATCTCCTGAACTGCACCCCAACTCCTTTTTGTTCGTGCCTTCAGACTGTTCCATCCACCATACCTTCCTCACTTGATGTGTATGACCTTAATTAAGATACTGAGTTTAACTACTCAGGCCCCATATTTTGACTTTGAGTATTTTAAGTATGTGCCTAGAAATGTAGTTTAAGTTATTAGGAGCCATTAggtttccatttttatgtttaccttttatttataaacaaattaTCTATCTTTCTTTGAAGGAAAATGTTGGTTTCTGTTATTTCTTAGCAGGTCTGTAATGACAGAAGAATACAAAGTTCCAGATGGGATGGTTGGATTTAGTAagtaatctgatttttttaaagctatgaaAAAACATAatcaaaacatactttaaaatctttcagcaaataattttcttttttcttactagTAATTGGCAGAGGAGGTGAACAGATCTCACGCATACAACAGGAATCTGGATGCAAAATACAGATAGCTCCTGGTAATGTTATTCTCTTGctgttatttttcaaagtgaCAAGAAAACTAGCATTTTTAAAGTTGCTAGTGAAAATGATTCTGTTAACATTTTCTTGGcctaagatttttgtttgtttttaattgtagaCAGTGGTGGCCTTCCAGAAAGGTCTTGTATGTTAACTGGAACCCCTGAGTCTGTCCAGTAAGTACGAAAATCATGTTCCAGCCCTTCCTTCCTACTGAAGGATATTGTCCCTGCAATTGAACTGACTTTCTCCTGCGctattccttttccctttttttagaaaatttctaACAGCATATAAACATGCTTGAAAATCCCTCTAAACAGAAAACCATCCCTAAACCCCACATTTCTAATTCTCTGCTCTCTTTTACAAAAAAACTCCTTAAAAGGTGGTAGCTCTGCTTGAATCTTCAGCCTTGATTTCTTTCCCTAAATTCCAGATTCATATCCAGCTGCTTCCTTAGTATACTGTCCACTTGAATGTCTACTAGACATCTTTAAATGTTAAACTTCAAATTGTTAAAAACAGAATCATTGTTTTCCAGCccatgctttttcttttactcAATCTAGTTCATCTCATTTCAGTGTATGAAAACTCTGTTTTAATACTTTATCTTTCTCTAAAGTCTCATTTATCCATAAGCATTTTTTCCTTCCCAGTTATTTGGAATTCAGCCTCTTCTTGCCACCTTCTGTACTGTCACCTTATCTATGACACCATTTGCCTATATTACCACAatgtgtctccattctttttagCCTTGTCTAATTATAGTATAGCCATACcgatccttttaaaatatgaatcaaTTCATATCACTACTTTGCTCAAAGATCCTCTAATGCTTTCCCATTTAGAGTAGAAGTCAGTGTCTTTATTATGTCTTGGCTTACCTGCCACCTTTCTCACTTCATATTTTACCATTCTTCTCCCAACTCACTCTGTTCTAGCCCCATTTagcctcttttctattttttcagcACACCAAGCGTGCTTCTCTTTAGAGTCCTTTGcgctttctgtttcttctccctgGAACATTTTTCCCCAGATATTTTCATAGTCACTCCTCTACTTCCTTCAGGTCTTGGTTCAAATGTCTCCTTATCAGTAAGGtcattcattattctttttttttttttttttttttgccctgctatgcggcttctgggatcttagttccccgaccagggatcgaacttgagCCTGcttcagtggaagcgcagagtcttaaccactggaccgccagggaattgtTCATTCATATTTTGCATAAAATAGCATCccttcacatacatacacacaacctGTCCTCCTTaccttgttttggttttctttatagCACTTCACAAATgacatgttttttctttaacctgctatttttacttatttaatgaaGTTAAGGCATGCCAGCAAGgaccttgtctttttatttcattgctgTAACCCCATtacttagaatagtacctggcatatagttgACATTtcttaagtatttgttgaatgaacaaataaattttaacatgTGAGTAACCAAAGtaaaggttttaaaaagtaaacacatgGTTTATTTTTGGAAGAATGAGCTTTATTCTGAGATAACTTTAGAAATAGGGTGTGTCTTGGAAATTTTGGACTATTCtcaaaaatattgattatatattGATACCTAGAAAATTTATTGTGTGGTTTCAGTCTTTGACACTCACggcattttcttttaattgttaaaatttagttttagGCCACCTTATCCTGAATTGGGATGGGAGGAGTACCtgattatattattttgtattggCTATTAATTTGTTAACAGATCAGCAAAACGGTTACTGGACCAGATTGTTGAAAAAGGAAGACCAGCCCCTGGCTTCCATCATGGTGATGGGCCAGGAAATGCGGTTCAAGAAATCATGATTCCAGCTAGCAAAGCAGGATTAGTCATTGGAAAGGGGGGAGAGACTATTAAACAACTTCAGGTATTTGTAAAATGAttactttttgtctgttttgaagcccgtttccttcctctcccctcttgtTAATACATCTGATTTCTGTGATTAACAGGAACGGGCTGGAGTTAAAATGGTTATGATCCAAGATGGACCTCAGAACACTGGTGCTGACAAACCTCTTAGGATTACAGGGGACCCATACAAAGTTCAAGTAAACTtaagtttatattttacaaagagGGATTTGGGGTGGATGGCAGAGGGGGAACACATGCATGAATAATTACAGCGTTTTGAGACACGATTCCTAAATTGGGTAATTTTTTCTACTTCAGCAAGCCAAGGAAATGGTGTTAGAATTAATTCGTGATCAAGGTGGTTTCAGAGAAGTTCGAAATGAGTATGGGTCAAGAATAGGAGGAAATGAAGGAATAGATGTAAGTAAAAATACCAATTTAGAAGTGGTTGAATGCTagtccataaataaaataaggcttttcctgttttgttttacatAGCCTTCTCTAACATTGTACTGTCTTCCCCCTCACTTTCTACCTTACAATACAGAATGTGTACTTTGTATCTTGCCAACCTCTTTGATATAAATATAGTACTTCTATGGTTTGGGGCAGATTAATTTTTCAGGAAATGGCTTTCCTAATGCTTGGTCTTCTCTGCATAAGGTCCCCATTCCAAGATTTGCTGTTGGCATCGTAAtaggaagaaatggagagatgattaaaaaaatacaaaatgatgcTGGTGTTCGAATTCAGTTTAAGCCAGGTgagtacatatatttattttctaagcgTTGGAGGCAGTTACTTTTGACACTAATTAATTTAATGCTAAATTAATCcaatttgtttcctttgtttaaagATGACGGAACGACACCAGATAGAATAGCACAAATAACAGGACCTCCAGACCGATGTCAACATGCTGCAGAAATTATTACAGACCTTCTCCGAAGTGTTCAGGTTTGACAGAATGttaaattttcattgttttgtttccattttaaaaatactttgcttCATTAAATATGAAAGTCCCCCTCCATATTATTTTTATCAGAATCTGTTTGGTGATACTTCATTAATAGCTAGAAAGTTTAAATTGCTTTAAGATGAACATTTTGGAGCAGGACGGCAGCTACATAAGTGCACTGCTTTATTCACCACGGCATAAAAGGAATAAATGGTGGTGGTCATTTCTTGATTATTTGGGCCAAGGTGTGTCCCAACTTCTCTAAACTTCTCATTTAGGAAAATGAAAGTTAAGGGAAATAGATGTGTAATAATTTTACTGTGGAAAGAAGAGCATATTTCTGACTTTGTCTTTCTCCTCTTTTAGGCTGGTAATCCTGGTGGACCTGGACCTGGTGGTCGAGGAAGAGGTAGAGGTCAAGGCAACTGGAACATGGGACCACCTGGTGGACTACAGGAATTTAATTTCATTGTACCAACTGGAAAAACTGGATTAATAATAGGAAAAGGCAATGTATTTAAAACTATTACTGTGTGTTTAATAATTTAACGGTTCTGGATGCTATTTCTGTTGCTGTTGTAAATGagtagcaataatttttttttggctgtgttttagTAGAAAAGTGTTCTTACGCTGATAGTAACACCTAAAGCCTAAATGAAGGGCTTTATAAGTACTTA
This sequence is a window from Globicephala melas chromosome 1, mGloMel1.2, whole genome shotgun sequence. Protein-coding genes within it:
- the FUBP1 gene encoding far upstream element-binding protein 1 isoform X17; amino-acid sequence: MADYSTVPPPSSGSAGGGGGGGGGVNDAFKDALQRARQIAAKIGGDAGTSLNSNDYGYGGQKRPLEDGDGSWTSPSSTTHWEGMPSPFKDQPDAKKVAPQNDSFGTQLPPMHQQQRSVMTEEYKVPDGMVGFIIGRGGEQISRIQQESGCKIQIAPDSGGLPERSCMLTGTPESVQSAKRLLDQIVEKGRPAPGFHHGDGPGNAVQEIMIPASKAGLVIGKGGETIKQLQERAGVKMVMIQDGPQNTGADKPLRITGDPYKVQQAKEMVLELIRDQGGFREVRNEYGSRIGGNEGIDVPIPRFAVGIVIGRNGEMIKKIQNDAGVRIQFKPDDGTTPDRIAQITGPPDRCQHAAEIITDLLRSVQAGNPGGPGPGGRGRGRGQGNWNMGPPGGLQEFNFIVPTGKTGLIIGKGGETIKSISQQSGARIELQRNPPPNADPNMKLFTIRGTPQQIDYARQLIEEKIGGPVNPLGPPVPHGPHGVPGPHGPPGPPGPGTPMGPYNPAPYNPGPPGPAPHGPPAPYAPQGWGNAYPHWQQQAPPDPAKTGTDPNSAAWAAYYAHYYQQQAQPPPAAPAGAPTTTQTNGQGDQQNPAPAGQVDYTKAWEEYYKKMGQAVPAPTGAPPGGQPDYSAAWAEYYRQQAAYYAQTSPQGMPQHPPAPQCLPRPSTLGSAAKSNSAEDAASTKS
- the FUBP1 gene encoding far upstream element-binding protein 1 isoform X18, producing MADYSTVPPPSSGSAGGGGGGGGGVNDAFKDALQRARQIAAKIGGDAGTSLNSNDYGYGGQKRPLEDGDQPDAKKVAPQNDSFGTQLPPMHQQQRSVMTEEYKVPDGMVGFIIGRGGEQISRIQQESGCKIQIAPDSGGLPERSCMLTGTPESVQSAKRLLDQIVEKGRPAPGFHHGDGPGNAVQEIMIPASKAGLVIGKGGETIKQLQERAGVKMVMIQDGPQNTGADKPLRITGDPYKVQQAKEMVLELIRDQGGFREVRNEYGSRIGGNEGIDVPIPRFAVGIVIGRNGEMIKKIQNDAGVRIQFKPDDGTTPDRIAQITGPPDRCQHAAEIITDLLRSVQAGNPGGPGPGGRGRGRGQGNWNMGPPGGLQEFNFIVPTGKTGLIIGKGGETIKSISQQSGARIELQRNPPPNADPNMKLFTIRGTPQQIDYARQLIEEKIGGPVNPLGPPVPHGPHGVPGPHGPPGPPGPGTPMGPYNPAPYNPGPPGPAPHGPPAPYAPQGWGNAYPHWQQQAPPDPAKTGTDPNSAAWAAYYAHYYQQQAQPPPAAPAGAPTTTQTNGQGDQQNPAPAGQVDYTKAWEEYYKKMGQAVPAPTGAPPGGQPDYSAAWAEYYRQQAAYYAQTSPQGMPQHPPAPQCLPRPSTLGSAAKSNSAEDAASTKS
- the FUBP1 gene encoding far upstream element-binding protein 1 isoform X4; the protein is MADYSTVPPPSSGSAGGGGGGGGGVNDAFKDALQRARQIAAKIGGDAGTSLNSNDYGYGGQKRPLEDGDGSWTSPSSTTHWEGMPSPFKDQPDAKKVAPQNDSFGTQLPPMHQQQSRSVMTEEYKVPDGMVGFIIGRGGEQISRIQQESGCKIQIAPDSGGLPERSCMLTGTPESVQSAKRLLDQIVEKGRPAPGFHHGDGPGNAVQEIMIPASKAGLVIGKGGETIKQLQERAGVKMVMIQDGPQNTGADKPLRITGDPYKVQQAKEMVLELIRDQGGFREVRNEYGSRIGGNEGIDVPIPRFAVGIVIGRNGEMIKKIQNDAGVRIQFKPDDGTTPDRIAQITGPPDRCQHAAEIITDLLRSVQAGNPGGPGPGGRGRGRGQGNWNMGPPGGLQEFNFIVPTGKTGLIIGKGGETIKSISQQSGARIELQRNPPPNADPNMKLFTIRGTPQQIDYARQLIEEKIGGPVNPLGPPVPHGPHGVPGPHGPPGPPGPGTPMGPYNPAPYNPGPPGPAPHGPPAPYAPQGWGNAYPHWQQQAPPDPAKTGTDPNSAAWAAYYAHYYQQQAQPPPAAPAGAPTTTQTNGQGNYGDQQNPAPAGQVDYTKAWEEYYKKMGQQGQTQDYSKAWEEYYKKQGQAVPAPTGAPPGGQPDYSAAWAEYYRQQAAYYAQTSPQGMPQHPPAPQGQ
- the FUBP1 gene encoding far upstream element-binding protein 1 isoform X9 — its product is MADYSTVPPPSSGSAGGGGGGGGGVNDAFKDALQRARQIAAKIGGDAGTSLNSNDYGYGGQKRPLEDGDGSWTSPSSTTHWEGMPSPFKDQPDAKKVAPQNDSFGTQLPPMHQQQSRSVMTEEYKVPDGMVGFIIGRGGEQISRIQQESGCKIQIAPDSGGLPERSCMLTGTPESVQSAKRLLDQIVEKGRPAPGFHHGDGPGNAVQEIMIPASKAGLVIGKGGETIKQLQERAGVKMVMIQDGPQNTGADKPLRITGDPYKVQQAKEMVLELIRDQGGFREVRNEYGSRIGGNEGIDVPIPRFAVGIVIGRNGEMIKKIQNDAGVRIQFKPDDGTTPDRIAQITGPPDRCQHAAEIITDLLRSVQAGNPGGPGPGGRGRGRGQGNWNMGPPGGLQEFNFIVPTGKTGLIIGKGGETIKSISQQSGARIELQRNPPPNADPNMKLFTIRGTPQQIDYARQLIEEKIGGPVNPLGPPVPHGPHGVPGPHGPPGPPGPGTPMGPYNPAPYNPGPPGPAPHGPPAPYAPQGWGNAYPHWQQQAPPDPAKTGTDPNSAAWAAYYAHYYQQQAQPPPAAPAGAPTTTQTNGQGDQQNPAPAGQVDYTKAWEEYYKKMGQAVPAPTGAPPGGQPDYSAAWAEYYRQQAAYYAQTSPQGMPQHPPAPQCRFDPASIELAL
- the FUBP1 gene encoding far upstream element-binding protein 1 isoform X6, producing the protein MADYSTVPPPSSGSAGGGGGGGGGVNDAFKDALQRARQIAAKIGGDAGTSLNSNDYGYGGQKRPLEDGDGSWTSPSSTTHWEGMPSPFKDQPDAKKVAPQNDSFGTQLPPMHQQQSRSVMTEEYKVPDGMVGFIIGRGGEQISRIQQESGCKIQIAPDSGGLPERSCMLTGTPESVQSAKRLLDQIVEKGRPAPGFHHGDGPGNAVQEIMIPASKAGLVIGKGGETIKQLQERAGVKMVMIQDGPQNTGADKPLRITGDPYKVQQAKEMVLELIRDQGGFREVRNEYGSRIGGNEGIDVPIPRFAVGIVIGRNGEMIKKIQNDAGVRIQFKPDDGTTPDRIAQITGPPDRCQHAAEIITDLLRSVQAGNPGGPGPGGRGRGRGQGNWNMGPPGGLQEFNFIVPTGKTGLIIGKGGETIKSISQQSGARIELQRNPPPNADPNMKLFTIRGTPQQIDYARQLIEEKIGGPVNPLGPPVPHGPHGVPGPHGPPGPPGPGTPMGPYNPAPYNPGPPGPAPHGPPAPYAPQGWGNAYPHWQQQAPPDPAKTGTDPNSAAWAAYYAHYYQQQAQPPPAAPAGAPTTTQTNGQGNYGDQQNPAPAGQVDYTKAWEEYYKKMGQAVPAPTGAPPGGQPDYSAAWAEYYRQQAAYYAQTSPQGMPQHPPAPQCRFDPASIELAL